The Prosthecobacter algae genome includes a region encoding these proteins:
- the asnB gene encoding asparagine synthase (glutamine-hydrolyzing): MCGIAGVMDLVGRRSVPHEIIERMSLALYHRGPDEEGFFIRPGLAMASRRLSIVGLADGQQPMHNEDKNVSVVFNGELFDHVEKRVELAARGHTLVTHCDTEIIPHMWEESAEGMFERLRGQFAIALWDERQQKLTLGRDRFGISPLYWTRQGDWLLFASEIKSLLASGMVPAIPDRRGIDHVFTFSALPGPITCFEGIQMLPPAHFLEVLPGHSHGSPSIRERRYWDMDFPDAGQENPETNAKTLVDEFEHVMLDAVGKRLRADVPVGSYLSGGVDSSMILALACHLRGKSISTYTVRVNDPKLDELDAASMVAKFIGAPPPVVQEFTHEDAISTYPKLIAAAEAPVIDTSCASLLQLAQKVHECGQKVVLTGEGADEWLVGYPWYKAAKIIGFLDAIPGLRISDKARRAFLRFSDVPQYPPSFRARTEANVGGPNAWIDSYGLLGLAKLRFYSDSMHTVRESTDPWSTLGMNLDRAKKWHPLNRGIWVAGRVTLAGHLLQAKGDRVAMHSSVEVRYPFLDEAVFDFCAKLHPDWKLRGFRDKHLLRLLAERWLPPSIYKRGKVIFRAPLDSFHLEPEPPYIRQLLSEDSLKRTGYFDAATVQHWRKTYSTLRATSLPRLSIEMGLAAVVATQLWHHQYIDGSLCDLPSQARTGPLVTIP; this comes from the coding sequence ATGTGTGGCATTGCAGGCGTGATGGATCTGGTCGGGCGGCGCAGTGTGCCGCACGAAATCATCGAACGAATGTCCCTGGCCCTTTATCACCGGGGGCCCGATGAAGAAGGCTTCTTTATCCGCCCTGGACTGGCCATGGCCTCGCGCCGCCTCAGCATCGTTGGCCTAGCTGATGGTCAGCAGCCCATGCACAACGAGGACAAAAATGTCTCCGTCGTTTTTAATGGCGAGCTTTTCGACCACGTGGAAAAGCGCGTGGAGCTGGCTGCCCGGGGCCACACCCTGGTCACCCACTGCGATACCGAGATCATCCCCCACATGTGGGAAGAGAGTGCCGAGGGCATGTTCGAGCGCCTTCGCGGCCAGTTCGCCATCGCCCTGTGGGATGAGCGGCAGCAGAAACTGACCTTGGGGCGAGATCGTTTCGGCATCAGCCCACTCTATTGGACTCGCCAGGGCGACTGGCTGCTCTTTGCCTCCGAGATCAAGAGCCTGCTCGCCTCTGGCATGGTCCCCGCCATCCCGGACCGGCGCGGCATTGACCACGTCTTCACCTTTTCCGCGCTGCCCGGTCCCATCACTTGCTTTGAGGGCATCCAGATGCTGCCCCCGGCGCATTTCCTAGAGGTGCTGCCCGGTCACAGCCACGGCAGCCCCAGCATCCGCGAGCGCCGCTACTGGGACATGGACTTCCCCGATGCCGGCCAGGAAAACCCCGAGACGAATGCGAAGACCCTGGTGGATGAGTTTGAACACGTCATGCTCGATGCCGTGGGCAAACGCCTGCGCGCGGATGTGCCCGTGGGCTCTTACCTCTCTGGTGGTGTGGACTCCAGCATGATCCTGGCTCTGGCCTGTCACCTGCGCGGCAAGTCCATCTCCACCTACACCGTACGGGTGAATGACCCGAAGCTGGACGAACTGGATGCCGCCAGCATGGTGGCCAAATTCATCGGCGCACCACCTCCCGTTGTGCAGGAGTTTACTCACGAGGACGCGATCTCCACGTATCCCAAACTCATCGCGGCCGCGGAAGCCCCGGTCATTGACACCTCCTGCGCCTCCCTTTTGCAACTGGCCCAAAAAGTCCACGAATGTGGTCAAAAAGTGGTACTCACCGGCGAAGGTGCAGACGAGTGGCTCGTCGGTTACCCCTGGTACAAAGCCGCGAAGATCATCGGTTTTCTCGATGCCATCCCCGGTCTGCGCATCAGTGATAAAGCTCGCCGCGCCTTCCTGAGATTCAGCGACGTGCCTCAATATCCTCCGAGCTTCCGTGCCCGCACCGAGGCCAACGTTGGCGGCCCGAATGCCTGGATTGATAGCTACGGCCTGCTGGGCCTAGCAAAGCTGCGCTTTTACTCCGACTCCATGCACACCGTGCGGGAATCCACCGATCCCTGGTCCACCCTCGGTATGAACCTGGACCGCGCCAAAAAATGGCACCCGCTGAATCGTGGCATCTGGGTCGCTGGTCGCGTCACCCTGGCCGGGCATCTTCTCCAGGCCAAGGGCGACCGCGTGGCCATGCACTCCTCTGTGGAAGTGCGCTACCCCTTCCTGGATGAGGCCGTCTTTGACTTTTGCGCCAAGCTGCATCCCGACTGGAAGCTGCGTGGCTTTCGCGACAAGCACCTCCTTCGTCTCCTGGCCGAACGCTGGCTGCCACCGTCCATTTACAAACGTGGCAAGGTCATCTTCCGCGCTCCGCTGGACAGCTTCCACCTCGAGCCCGAGCCGCCCTACATCCGCCAGCTCCTCAGTGAGGATTCGCTCAAACGCACGGGCTACTTCGATGCAGCCACAGTCCAACACTGGCGCAAAACGTACAGTACTCTGCGAGCGACCTCCCTGCCCCGCCTTTCCATTGAGATGGGCCTTGCTGCGGTTGTTGCCACCCAGCTCTGGCATCACCAGTACATTGATGGCTCCCTCTGCGATCTACCTTCCCAAGCCCGCACAGGTCCTTTGGTTACCATCCCGTAA
- a CDS encoding amidase: MRPPHFRLASTLLTVACLLPTLPSCTLVATKPARNPTDHVFVRYWPAPEGSLKLAVKDFIDIKGQVTSAGSAYLAKNNPPARQDAACLRLARARGVHIVGKTNASEFGVTSSGVNPHFGTPRSPLTDRKHRVISGGSSSGSAVSVATGMADIAFGTDTGGSVRIPAACCGVYGLKTTYGLVSLKGVFPMSPKNLDTVGPLAKTIPNLATGMSLLKAGFEDEYAEARAEHPNGRSLRVGRLYVDGTDPEIDRAIDSALKKSGFRIVKLDKAFKDAWDQAQKDGLTIAVGDAWTNDEPYSNKRGVSSVTKATILLGRIEHVTGGYEAALKRKAAWQRTLRRTFGRVDLIALPTLKQLPPAIPRFGGSVLFEAVTFSLQNTVSFNYSGNPAIAIPVPVQGKEVPVTSLQLVGPRLSEAELLNAGRIVSSKRL; the protein is encoded by the coding sequence ATGCGTCCCCCTCACTTCCGGCTGGCCTCCACGCTCCTCACAGTCGCCTGTTTGCTACCCACTCTACCTTCGTGCACGCTGGTAGCCACCAAGCCCGCCCGCAACCCCACCGACCATGTCTTTGTCCGCTACTGGCCCGCCCCAGAGGGCAGCCTGAAACTGGCGGTGAAGGACTTCATTGACATCAAAGGTCAGGTCACCTCCGCAGGCTCCGCCTACTTGGCAAAGAACAATCCCCCCGCCAGGCAGGATGCCGCCTGCCTCCGGCTGGCTCGCGCGCGTGGCGTCCATATTGTAGGCAAGACCAATGCCAGTGAATTTGGCGTGACCTCCTCCGGTGTGAATCCCCACTTTGGCACCCCGCGCAGTCCGCTGACGGATCGTAAGCACCGCGTCATCTCCGGCGGCTCCTCCAGCGGCTCCGCCGTCTCCGTGGCCACCGGCATGGCAGACATCGCTTTTGGCACCGATACTGGCGGCTCCGTGCGCATCCCTGCCGCCTGCTGTGGCGTGTATGGGCTGAAGACCACCTACGGTCTCGTCTCCCTGAAAGGCGTGTTTCCCATGTCGCCGAAGAACCTGGACACCGTGGGCCCTCTTGCCAAAACCATCCCCAACCTGGCCACCGGCATGAGCCTGCTGAAGGCGGGCTTTGAAGACGAATACGCCGAGGCCCGGGCCGAGCACCCTAATGGCCGCAGCCTGCGCGTGGGCCGCCTCTACGTGGACGGCACCGACCCCGAAATTGACCGCGCCATTGATTCAGCTCTGAAAAAATCCGGCTTCCGCATTGTGAAACTGGACAAGGCCTTCAAAGACGCCTGGGACCAGGCCCAAAAGGATGGCCTCACCATCGCCGTGGGAGATGCCTGGACGAATGATGAGCCATATAGCAACAAGCGCGGCGTCTCCAGCGTGACGAAAGCAACCATTTTGTTAGGCCGGATTGAGCACGTCACCGGCGGCTACGAGGCCGCGCTGAAACGCAAAGCCGCCTGGCAGCGCACCCTGCGTCGCACCTTTGGCCGCGTGGACCTCATCGCCCTGCCCACGCTGAAGCAGTTGCCACCCGCCATCCCCCGTTTCGGCGGTTCCGTGCTGTTTGAGGCTGTCACCTTCAGTTTGCAAAACACCGTGAGTTTCAATTACTCGGGCAACCCCGCCATCGCCATCCCGGTGCCGGTGCAGGGCAAGGAAGTCCCTGTCACCAGCCTGCAACTGGTGGGACCCCGTTTAAGTGAGGCGGAACTTTTGAACGCTGGGCGCATTGTGAGTTCCAAGCGCTTATGA
- a CDS encoding DEAD/DEAH box helicase: MPFKALGLDAKILQAIAEAGYTEPTPIQAAAIPPIIAGHDLIGIAQTGTGKTAAFTLPVLTCLANAQGEGQSKRGTKVLILAPTRELVVQIEENVLAYAKHLPLTIAKVFGGVGERPQINSLRNGCDIVIATPGRLIDLMGQGHGDFSGLKHLVLDEADRMLDMGFLPSIKRIVQKMPRKRQTLMFSATLSKEIEALTHEFQSHPKIVQIGRRSNPAETVTQLVYEVPVHLKPSLLSHLLKDDQMNMVLVFTRTKHGADRVARKLEQTGVRCATLHANRSQNQRLKALADFKSGEVRVLVATDIAARGIDVDGISHVVNFDFPMHAEDYVHRIGRTGRAQAIGDAISFISPEDQSSLKALERFINRGLIRKKAEGFDYNASAPPRSEEPPRYRDPRSQGRGGRPQGQDGQGGRGQGGQGGRSQGQGGQGGRPQGERPARGGQGGARDARGPGGPGQGGGQPRPARAQSSSGPASSQGESESGSKRSLWKRLSGR, encoded by the coding sequence ATGCCTTTTAAAGCTCTTGGCCTTGACGCCAAAATTCTCCAAGCCATCGCCGAAGCTGGTTATACCGAACCTACCCCCATCCAGGCCGCTGCCATCCCGCCCATCATCGCGGGGCATGACCTCATCGGAATCGCCCAGACAGGCACGGGCAAAACCGCCGCTTTCACACTACCGGTGCTGACCTGCCTGGCGAATGCCCAGGGCGAAGGCCAGAGCAAGCGTGGCACGAAAGTGCTGATCCTGGCGCCCACTCGTGAGCTGGTGGTGCAGATCGAAGAAAACGTCCTGGCTTATGCCAAACACCTGCCGCTCACCATCGCGAAAGTCTTTGGCGGCGTGGGCGAGCGCCCGCAGATCAACTCTCTGCGCAATGGCTGCGACATCGTCATCGCCACTCCCGGCCGCCTCATTGACCTCATGGGTCAGGGCCACGGCGACTTCAGCGGGCTGAAGCACCTGGTGCTGGATGAGGCCGACCGCATGCTGGACATGGGCTTCCTGCCGAGCATCAAACGCATCGTTCAAAAGATGCCGCGCAAGCGCCAGACGCTGATGTTTTCCGCCACGCTTTCCAAGGAGATCGAGGCCCTGACGCATGAGTTCCAGAGCCACCCGAAGATCGTCCAAATCGGCCGCCGCTCAAACCCAGCGGAGACGGTGACGCAGCTCGTCTATGAAGTGCCTGTGCACCTGAAGCCCTCCCTCCTCAGCCATCTGCTGAAGGACGACCAGATGAACATGGTGCTGGTCTTTACCCGCACGAAACACGGTGCCGACCGCGTGGCGCGCAAGCTGGAACAGACCGGCGTGCGCTGTGCCACGCTGCATGCCAATCGTTCCCAGAACCAGCGCCTGAAGGCCCTGGCCGACTTCAAATCGGGCGAGGTGCGCGTGCTGGTGGCCACGGACATCGCCGCGCGCGGCATTGATGTGGATGGCATCTCGCACGTGGTGAATTTTGACTTCCCCATGCATGCGGAAGATTACGTCCACCGCATCGGCCGCACGGGTCGTGCGCAGGCCATCGGGGACGCCATCAGCTTCATCAGCCCCGAGGATCAGTCCTCGCTGAAAGCCCTGGAGCGCTTCATCAATCGCGGCCTCATTCGCAAGAAAGCCGAAGGGTTTGACTACAATGCCTCCGCACCTCCCCGCAGCGAAGAGCCGCCACGTTATCGCGATCCACGTTCCCAAGGGCGCGGTGGTCGGCCTCAGGGTCAAGATGGTCAAGGTGGCCGTGGTCAAGGAGGTCAAGGTGGACGCTCGCAAGGCCAGGGCGGGCAAGGCGGTCGCCCCCAGGGTGAGCGACCTGCTCGCGGTGGACAGGGTGGTGCTCGCGATGCCCGTGGCCCCGGCGGCCCCGGCCAGGGCGGTGGCCAGCCACGCCCCGCGCGTGCGCAGTCCAGCAGCGGCCCAGCCTCCAGCCAGGGTGAATCGGAATCTGGCAGCAAACGCAGCCTGTGGAAGCGCCTCTCGGGGCGTTGA
- a CDS encoding ThuA domain-containing protein, giving the protein MRSLLLPFVFLATAAQAEFTLEQQQVPLEVLPTDPALAKVVLLAGTPSNKPGQHEYFAGCALLMDWLKQAPGVAPVMVAEGWPKNEAVLEGVRCVVIYMDGGDKLSFLTPDRWARIQALAAAGTGLVILHQAIDCPADRAADFKQWFGAVFQSDIGCRGHWDVQFDSVPEHPINQGLTTFALPKDGWLYNLHFADKGVTPLLACPMPDSSRKNKAAKAHAGRAETVAWAYERPAGGRSFGFTGCDLHANWANENQRKLLLNGILWTSKLEVPAQGLASTTTPDALAKNWDRKVFLKKPAKATN; this is encoded by the coding sequence ATGCGCTCCCTTTTACTTCCTTTTGTGTTCCTCGCCACTGCGGCGCAGGCTGAGTTCACCCTGGAACAGCAGCAGGTGCCGCTGGAGGTGCTGCCGACGGATCCGGCTCTGGCGAAGGTGGTGCTGCTGGCGGGCACGCCGAGCAATAAACCGGGCCAGCACGAGTACTTCGCCGGTTGCGCTTTGCTCATGGACTGGCTGAAGCAGGCCCCTGGTGTTGCCCCGGTGATGGTGGCGGAGGGCTGGCCGAAAAATGAGGCGGTGCTGGAGGGCGTGCGCTGTGTGGTCATCTACATGGATGGCGGGGACAAGCTGTCCTTCCTCACGCCGGATCGCTGGGCCCGCATACAGGCCCTGGCTGCCGCTGGCACGGGGCTGGTCATCTTGCATCAGGCCATTGACTGCCCGGCGGATCGCGCGGCGGATTTTAAGCAATGGTTCGGCGCTGTGTTCCAGAGTGACATCGGCTGCCGGGGCCACTGGGATGTGCAGTTTGACAGCGTACCTGAGCACCCCATCAATCAAGGCCTAACCACCTTTGCTCTGCCGAAAGATGGCTGGCTCTATAACCTGCACTTTGCGGATAAAGGCGTGACGCCCCTGCTGGCCTGCCCCATGCCGGATAGCAGCCGGAAGAACAAAGCGGCGAAAGCCCACGCGGGCCGTGCGGAGACCGTGGCCTGGGCCTATGAACGGCCGGCGGGCGGGCGCAGCTTTGGCTTCACCGGCTGTGATCTGCATGCGAACTGGGCGAATGAAAACCAGCGCAAGCTGCTGCTGAATGGCATCCTTTGGACCAGCAAGCTGGAGGTTCCTGCGCAGGGCCTGGCCTCCACCACCACGCCCGATGCCCTGGCGAAAAACTGGGACCGCAAAGTCTTCCTGAAAAAGCCTGCCAAGGCCACGAATTAG
- a CDS encoding ribokinase: MARNSAASVVVVGSMNVDLIASVKRLPAAGETVSASSLEKRFGGKGANQALAAARHGALVTLIGCLGDDPDGRDYRNHLRREGINCSAVNTVKGGTGNAFIAVDAKGENQIIVIPGANAALTAPSLKMQRSRIEVAKALLIQLEVPLETVVESIKLANGRDVPVVLNPSPIHPEFPWGEVAITVLIVNSGEAQQIFGADAEEMAEKVEEWKAWLGQKKVRTLIVTRGEKSTLVLTETGLKKVATHKVKAVDTVGAGDTFAGAFTTHLAEGAPLLECVRWANTAGALATLKVGAQEGIPHRGDVQSALND; encoded by the coding sequence ATGGCCAGGAACTCAGCAGCCTCCGTCGTCGTCGTGGGGTCCATGAATGTGGACCTCATTGCTTCCGTGAAGCGTCTGCCCGCTGCGGGCGAGACGGTCTCGGCCTCGTCCCTGGAAAAACGCTTCGGCGGCAAAGGGGCGAATCAAGCCCTGGCCGCTGCCCGCCATGGGGCACTGGTGACCCTCATCGGCTGCCTGGGCGATGACCCCGATGGCCGCGACTACCGCAATCACCTGCGTCGCGAAGGCATCAACTGCAGCGCCGTGAACACGGTGAAAGGCGGCACGGGCAATGCCTTCATCGCCGTGGATGCGAAGGGCGAAAACCAGATCATCGTCATCCCTGGGGCGAATGCCGCCCTCACCGCCCCCTCGCTAAAGATGCAGCGTTCACGGATCGAGGTGGCCAAGGCCCTGCTCATCCAGTTGGAAGTGCCGCTGGAGACCGTGGTGGAATCCATCAAACTCGCCAATGGCCGCGACGTGCCCGTGGTGCTGAATCCCTCGCCCATCCACCCGGAATTCCCCTGGGGCGAGGTGGCCATCACCGTGTTAATTGTGAACAGCGGCGAGGCCCAGCAGATCTTCGGCGCGGATGCGGAAGAGATGGCTGAGAAAGTGGAGGAATGGAAAGCCTGGCTGGGCCAAAAAAAGGTCCGCACGCTCATCGTCACACGCGGTGAAAAATCCACCCTCGTGCTCACCGAGACGGGTCTGAAGAAGGTGGCCACGCACAAGGTCAAAGCCGTGGATACCGTGGGCGCAGGCGATACCTTCGCCGGAGCCTTCACCACCCACCTTGCCGAAGGCGCGCCCCTGCTGGAATGCGTGCGCTGGGCCAATACCGCCGGGGCACTGGCCACCCTGAAAGTCGGCGCCCAAGAAGGCATCCCGCATCGCGGCGATGTGCAGAGCGCGCTGAATGACTAA